From Natronorubrum halophilum, a single genomic window includes:
- a CDS encoding PaaI family thioesterase, which translates to MTVETVARDEAVQDLAWPEGTCHGCGPANSDGLQLKSYLSVTGDQLVATFGPDAIFNSGVPNIMYGGLVASLIDCQAMWTAIVSAHLAEDRPLTDDLILYVTGELNVGYRKPTPLDQPIHLRSWVEGKPGRKTRVTCELGPDDTVTAVGDILAVRVDG; encoded by the coding sequence ATGACCGTGGAGACAGTAGCCCGTGACGAAGCGGTACAGGATCTCGCTTGGCCGGAGGGCACCTGTCATGGATGCGGCCCAGCAAATAGTGACGGGTTGCAACTCAAAAGTTACCTCTCTGTGACAGGCGACCAGCTTGTGGCGACCTTCGGGCCGGACGCTATCTTCAATTCTGGCGTGCCGAACATCATGTACGGCGGCCTGGTGGCGTCGTTGATCGACTGCCAGGCGATGTGGACGGCCATCGTGTCCGCTCACCTCGCAGAAGATCGTCCGCTAACCGACGATCTCATTCTGTACGTCACCGGTGAACTCAACGTAGGCTACCGGAAACCGACACCACTTGATCAGCCGATTCACCTCCGGTCCTGGGTGGAGGGCAAACCCGGGCGAAAGACCCGAGTCACCTGCGAACTTGGTCCAGACGACACGGTTACCGCAGTCGGGGACATACTCGCGGTTCGAGTTGATGGATGA
- a CDS encoding peptidoglycan DD-metalloendopeptidase family protein, translated as MPRKFSRRSVVKSLGIAATGITGTVALSGSASAFSDGEQVEVTASALNTREQPGTDSPVVATLNNGEVGEIMNGPTDKDGYRWWGVHWLDRNVWGWSVEQYLQSTSGGGSDFDWPITGYITSPYGARPGHYAVDFGANGNIGEPIYAAHDGVVDIRSYESGGCGNYLKLGHGNGYQTMYCHLNSFDVVQGESVTRGQKIGGMGDTGNSTGPHLHFTIERNGNHLSIPGADGETVTAGTRIPKDYSGI; from the coding sequence ATGCCAAGAAAATTCAGCAGGCGGTCGGTCGTTAAATCACTCGGAATTGCCGCGACAGGAATCACCGGAACCGTAGCACTGAGCGGTTCGGCGAGCGCGTTTAGCGACGGTGAGCAAGTCGAAGTTACCGCAAGCGCACTGAACACACGGGAACAGCCCGGCACCGACTCGCCCGTCGTCGCCACGCTAAACAACGGCGAGGTCGGCGAGATCATGAACGGGCCGACCGATAAAGACGGCTACAGATGGTGGGGCGTCCACTGGCTCGACCGAAACGTATGGGGCTGGTCGGTCGAGCAGTATCTCCAGTCCACGTCCGGCGGCGGTTCGGACTTCGACTGGCCGATTACGGGGTATATCACGTCGCCGTACGGCGCTCGCCCTGGCCACTACGCGGTGGACTTCGGCGCGAACGGCAACATCGGCGAGCCGATTTACGCGGCCCACGACGGCGTCGTGGACATCCGAAGCTACGAATCGGGTGGCTGCGGTAACTACCTGAAACTCGGCCACGGAAATGGCTACCAGACGATGTACTGCCACCTGAACAGCTTCGACGTGGTACAGGGTGAGAGCGTCACGCGCGGCCAGAAAATCGGCGGCATGGGTGACACCGGCAACTCGACCGGTCCTCACCTGCACTTCACTATCGAACGGAACGGCAACCACCTCTCGATTCCAGGAGCCGACGGCGAAACCGTCACGGCAGGAACCAGAATTCCGAAAGACTACTCCGGCATCTGA
- a CDS encoding CoA-binding protein — translation MPVETDADVRKILEKDVIAVVGCSSTPGKDAHEIPRYLQTQGYEIVPVNPNAEEVLGRPAYDSLSDVEETVEIVDVFRPSAEVAGIVDEALARDDVEVVWLQLGVHDDEAVARAEAAGVSVIQDRCMKPEHRRLIASPS, via the coding sequence ATGCCCGTTGAGACTGACGCCGACGTTCGAAAGATTCTCGAGAAGGACGTGATCGCTGTCGTCGGATGCTCGTCGACGCCCGGAAAGGACGCCCACGAGATTCCGCGGTACCTCCAGACCCAGGGCTACGAAATCGTCCCGGTCAACCCTAACGCCGAGGAAGTTCTCGGACGACCTGCCTACGACTCGCTCTCGGACGTAGAAGAAACGGTCGAAATTGTCGACGTCTTCCGTCCGAGCGCCGAAGTCGCAGGGATCGTCGACGAAGCTCTTGCACGCGACGACGTCGAAGTCGTTTGGCTGCAACTCGGCGTTCACGACGACGAAGCCGTTGCTCGAGCGGAAGCAGCCGGAGTCAGCGTCATTCAGGACCGATGTATGAAACCCGAACACCGACGACTGATCGCGTCCCCGTCGTGA
- a CDS encoding cation:proton antiporter, whose translation MGIALAGALVLGELVERAGEPIILGEILVGVILGVHVLGIVDPSGTFAVLAAIGSMLLLFDAGYEEIDLGDLERGGVPVAIIALFGAGLPAIIGVAIGLAFGYSLAASGILAITMGVTSIGITARVFLDLDRLDTRYGLHVIGAAVTAEIGGLIAFSLLLTTQQAGASAGQYVRIFGLIAVFFLGIIVVQRFLIERVSRVLARFQQPGADLLGIMGVLFLFGYAADAAGLDVIVGGLITGLIVGSERRFRDVEIRGGIVGIAYGVFIPLFFVNVGAQMDPSVLFQFDLLVIAVVTAGVFAKISGSYLSAWIVGHPSDEALIVGVGMLPRAGVELVVVTGALAEGIIDQRLFSAVLALVLVSVLSTPPLLKRAINRMDR comes from the coding sequence GTGGGGATCGCTCTCGCTGGAGCGCTCGTTCTCGGCGAACTCGTCGAACGAGCAGGCGAGCCAATCATTCTGGGTGAAATCCTCGTCGGTGTCATCCTCGGTGTGCACGTCCTCGGGATCGTCGATCCGTCAGGAACGTTCGCGGTACTCGCCGCGATCGGTTCGATGCTGTTGTTGTTCGACGCTGGTTACGAGGAGATCGATCTCGGCGACCTCGAGCGTGGTGGCGTCCCTGTCGCTATCATTGCGCTATTTGGTGCGGGACTCCCAGCGATAATCGGCGTCGCGATCGGACTCGCTTTTGGGTACTCGCTCGCTGCGAGCGGAATCCTGGCAATTACAATGGGTGTCACGTCAATCGGGATCACCGCGCGAGTATTTCTCGACCTCGATCGTCTCGACACGCGTTACGGTCTTCACGTGATAGGCGCGGCAGTTACCGCCGAAATAGGTGGTCTCATTGCCTTTTCGCTGCTACTGACGACGCAACAAGCTGGAGCATCGGCCGGTCAATACGTGCGCATTTTCGGACTCATCGCTGTGTTCTTTCTCGGGATAATCGTCGTTCAACGGTTTCTGATTGAACGAGTGTCTCGCGTTCTCGCCCGGTTTCAACAACCAGGCGCGGATCTGCTGGGTATCATGGGAGTATTATTTCTGTTCGGGTACGCGGCTGACGCAGCCGGGTTAGACGTGATCGTCGGCGGCTTGATCACCGGACTAATCGTCGGGAGCGAACGTCGATTTCGCGACGTGGAAATCCGCGGGGGCATCGTCGGGATCGCCTACGGAGTGTTCATTCCGTTATTCTTCGTTAACGTTGGCGCTCAGATGGATCCGTCTGTCCTTTTTCAGTTTGACCTACTCGTTATCGCTGTCGTCACGGCGGGTGTGTTTGCGAAAATTAGTGGCAGTTATCTCAGTGCGTGGATCGTCGGCCACCCGAGCGATGAAGCGCTGATTGTTGGGGTCGGAATGCTTCCCCGCGCTGGCGTTGAGCTAGTCGTGGTAACTGGGGCGCTCGCCGAAGGGATTATCGATCAACGACTGTTTTCGGCGGTTCTCGCACTCGTACTCGTTTCCGTGCTTTCGACGCCCCCTCTTTTGAAGCGGGCAATCAACCGGATGGATCGGTGA
- a CDS encoding universal stress protein translates to MTFVVPFDGSDLAEAALVRAVEYGVALDEEIAAVVVVPERKRYAREKGWIDENEPYDVDAVVAGLREQVRTLAPSAAFEFERLREFPPETELADHIERLIQNHDPSVVFLGSDNVGRIVTPLTSVGVHVAAEKSYDVFIVRHPAPPTLEALEPHSEFYERVDSA, encoded by the coding sequence ATGACGTTCGTCGTCCCATTCGATGGATCGGACCTCGCGGAAGCTGCTCTCGTCAGGGCCGTCGAGTACGGCGTTGCACTCGACGAAGAGATCGCGGCCGTAGTCGTCGTCCCGGAGCGAAAACGATACGCACGAGAGAAGGGGTGGATCGACGAGAACGAACCGTACGATGTCGATGCAGTCGTCGCGGGTCTTCGCGAACAGGTACGGACGCTCGCGCCATCGGCGGCGTTCGAATTCGAACGACTCCGCGAGTTTCCTCCCGAGACCGAACTCGCCGATCACATCGAGCGACTGATACAGAACCACGATCCAAGCGTCGTGTTCCTCGGTAGTGACAACGTCGGCCGTATCGTAACACCACTGACGAGCGTCGGCGTTCACGTCGCCGCGGAGAAATCGTACGACGTGTTCATCGTTCGTCATCCGGCACCGCCTACGCTCGAGGCCCTCGAACCCCACTCCGAGTTCTACGAGCGGGTTGATTCGGCGTAG
- a CDS encoding TIGR04024 family LLM class F420-dependent oxidoreductase, producing MMRDLFLPIPAQPSIESLLEYAEAAEKGGYDRVWLAETWGRDAVTTLTTIATQTDEIGLGTSISSVYSRSPALLGQTAATLHEVSRGRFRLGLGQSTPQLVEGWHGVPHSEPLRRLRESVEIVRQVLSGDVVVYDSNIFEMEGFRLRFEPPSPPPAIDVAAMGPKSMELAGRFADGCHTTMATPGGLADSLDNLETGADLGARNPEDVRVTVELPCCALDDGKRARELVRHHIAFYLGAMGVVYRDHLARQGYEAEAEEIARFWNDGQQDAAMAVISDDLLDSLGVAGTPEQACQQLRRWEALESVDVVAVLFPVHATRDDILATIETLAPEM from the coding sequence ATGATGCGGGACCTTTTTCTCCCGATTCCGGCCCAGCCGAGTATCGAGTCCCTTCTCGAATACGCGGAAGCTGCCGAGAAAGGGGGCTACGACAGAGTATGGCTCGCCGAAACATGGGGACGTGATGCAGTCACCACGCTTACGACCATCGCTACCCAGACCGACGAAATCGGTCTCGGGACGAGTATCTCCTCGGTCTATTCCCGATCACCAGCCCTGCTCGGACAGACCGCGGCAACCCTCCACGAAGTCTCCCGGGGTCGATTTCGTCTCGGTCTCGGGCAAAGCACGCCACAACTCGTCGAGGGGTGGCACGGCGTCCCTCATTCAGAACCACTCCGGCGACTCCGCGAGAGCGTCGAGATCGTCCGGCAAGTCCTCTCGGGGGACGTCGTTGTGTACGACAGCAACATCTTCGAGATGGAAGGGTTCCGGCTCCGGTTCGAGCCCCCATCACCGCCCCCTGCTATCGATGTTGCTGCGATGGGGCCGAAATCCATGGAACTCGCAGGTCGATTCGCTGACGGATGTCACACGACAATGGCAACTCCGGGCGGACTCGCGGACAGCCTTGATAACCTAGAAACCGGTGCCGATCTCGGCGCACGAAACCCCGAAGATGTACGGGTGACGGTCGAGTTACCGTGCTGTGCGCTCGATGATGGCAAGCGTGCTCGGGAACTCGTCCGTCACCATATCGCGTTCTACCTCGGTGCAATGGGAGTCGTTTACCGAGACCATCTTGCTCGCCAGGGGTACGAAGCCGAGGCAGAGGAAATCGCTCGATTCTGGAATGATGGCCAGCAGGACGCAGCGATGGCAGTGATCTCTGATGACCTACTCGACAGTCTCGGGGTTGCGGGAACACCAGAGCAGGCTTGCCAGCAGCTCCGGCGGTGGGAAGCACTGGAGTCAGTCGATGTCGTGGCGGTATTGTTCCCAGTGCACGCCACCCGGGACGATATATTGGCCACCATCGAGACGCTCGCACCAGAGATGTGA
- a CDS encoding universal stress protein, whose protein sequence is MYDHLLVPTDGSGPANAALELAGRIASSTATIHVLVVSNDDHDGSSTDALDRTAEEILADARETAAADVETVVTEEQQGDPRDRIFEYVESAGITLVVMGSHGRREPEPVVLGRVTEGVIRDASVPVLVVRASDDIQSRYPFDRVLVPTDGSEHAGIALERGVEIAAETGATLHLLSVVNVTRYGTDSETDALVDRLEENTKRVLETAAKRAAASGVDVRTAVTVGTVHRAISAYAETEDIDLLVMGTHGRGDPDRELLGSVTERVLRTAPAPVLTVRARETDGS, encoded by the coding sequence ATGTACGATCACCTTCTCGTCCCGACCGACGGAAGCGGCCCCGCCAACGCGGCCCTCGAGTTGGCCGGTCGAATCGCGTCGTCGACGGCGACCATTCACGTGCTGGTCGTCTCGAATGACGATCACGACGGCAGTTCGACGGACGCACTCGATCGGACGGCTGAAGAGATACTCGCCGACGCACGAGAGACCGCGGCCGCCGATGTCGAAACCGTCGTTACCGAAGAACAACAGGGCGATCCCCGAGATCGAATCTTCGAGTACGTCGAATCTGCGGGGATAACACTCGTCGTTATGGGTTCACACGGAAGGCGGGAACCCGAACCGGTAGTTCTGGGCCGCGTAACCGAAGGGGTCATTCGTGACGCTTCCGTCCCCGTGCTCGTCGTTCGTGCGAGCGACGATATCCAGTCTCGCTATCCGTTCGACCGCGTCCTCGTACCCACAGACGGAAGCGAGCACGCGGGCATCGCGTTAGAACGCGGCGTGGAAATCGCTGCTGAAACGGGAGCGACGCTTCACCTCTTGTCGGTGGTAAACGTGACGCGTTACGGAACCGACTCTGAAACAGATGCACTGGTCGACCGACTCGAAGAAAACACGAAGCGCGTCCTCGAAACGGCGGCTAAGAGAGCGGCCGCCTCCGGGGTCGACGTCCGCACGGCCGTTACCGTCGGAACGGTCCACAGAGCGATCTCCGCGTACGCGGAGACCGAGGATATCGATCTGCTGGTCATGGGGACGCACGGTCGCGGTGATCCCGATCGAGAGTTGCTCGGAAGCGTCACGGAGCGCGTCCTTCGCACTGCACCGGCACCCGTACTGACCGTCCGCGCCAGAGAGACGGACGGATCGTAA
- a CDS encoding DUF2267 domain-containing protein gives MNFDEFTGQVQHRLELPGTGETVRAIRATLMTLGQRIPDGAAEDLAASLPMEIRWYMTGAVNEHGQRFDWREFVSRVSEIEGTDPSEASYHARVIVDLVRTQVPPSDFQQLRDQLPEDRRDENWEKLFEVVDAGGWGDAEEAQTGGGPQPESE, from the coding sequence ATGAATTTCGACGAGTTCACCGGTCAGGTTCAGCATCGACTCGAGCTACCCGGAACGGGTGAAACCGTTCGAGCGATTAGAGCGACGCTCATGACGCTCGGACAGCGGATTCCGGACGGCGCAGCCGAGGATCTCGCGGCCTCGCTCCCGATGGAGATCCGCTGGTACATGACCGGCGCCGTCAACGAGCACGGCCAGCGATTCGACTGGCGGGAGTTCGTCTCGCGAGTGAGCGAAATCGAAGGGACTGATCCGTCCGAGGCTTCGTACCACGCCCGCGTCATCGTCGATCTCGTTCGGACGCAGGTTCCTCCATCTGATTTTCAGCAACTCCGCGATCAGCTTCCCGAAGACCGACGGGACGAGAACTGGGAGAAGCTATTCGAAGTCGTTGACGCTGGCGGTTGGGGTGACGCCGAAGAGGCACAGACGGGTGGCGGACCGCAACCCGAGAGCGAGTGA
- a CDS encoding universal stress protein yields MGAHVLVPLDGSPQSWAAFDHAVANYDGETITALHVVDPMEGVYSDSGGGGYYDAQAHERAIERGKELGEQARDRADDAGILDTTVLETAVETGRPARTILKYADENDVDHIVIGSHGRSGVARILLGSVAETVTRRASVPVTIVR; encoded by the coding sequence ATGGGAGCACACGTACTCGTGCCACTTGACGGCTCACCGCAATCGTGGGCAGCGTTCGACCATGCGGTCGCGAATTACGACGGCGAGACGATCACAGCGTTACACGTCGTTGATCCGATGGAAGGCGTGTACAGCGATTCTGGAGGCGGCGGTTACTACGATGCACAGGCCCACGAACGGGCCATCGAACGCGGTAAGGAACTTGGCGAACAGGCACGCGACCGAGCAGACGACGCAGGTATTCTCGACACGACAGTCCTCGAGACCGCAGTCGAAACGGGGCGGCCTGCTCGAACGATTCTCAAATACGCTGATGAGAACGACGTCGACCACATCGTTATAGGCAGCCACGGTCGATCCGGTGTCGCCCGAATTTTGCTCGGAAGCGTCGCCGAAACCGTAACGCGGCGAGCATCGGTTCCGGTGACGATCGTCCGATAA
- a CDS encoding pyridoxamine 5'-phosphate oxidase family protein has protein sequence MQGLRWLQMSEEEMNEFLGRGGTGVISFATDPDEPPVSIPVSYGYSADVKRFYYRLSFPQDSRKEELVDRPVSFVTHGKTDSGWRSIVATGHLSDTSDASYESAEIQGMWAIQIPLVDIFERPPRETTFRYFSLDPETIMGRKEVMGDS, from the coding sequence ATGCAGGGATTGCGCTGGCTTCAAATGAGCGAGGAGGAAATGAACGAATTCCTCGGCCGAGGCGGAACGGGTGTCATTTCGTTTGCTACGGACCCGGATGAACCGCCGGTCTCGATACCTGTTTCGTACGGATACAGTGCAGACGTCAAGCGCTTCTACTATCGACTCTCCTTCCCCCAGGATAGCAGGAAGGAAGAACTCGTAGATAGACCCGTCTCCTTCGTTACGCACGGCAAGACCGACAGTGGGTGGCGAAGTATCGTCGCAACAGGACACCTATCGGATACTTCCGACGCATCGTACGAGTCAGCCGAAATACAGGGAATGTGGGCGATTCAAATTCCGCTCGTCGACATCTTTGAACGGCCGCCAAGAGAAACAACGTTCCGGTATTTCAGTCTCGATCCCGAGACGATAATGGGACGCAAAGAGGTGATGGGTGACTCGTAG
- a CDS encoding universal stress protein, which translates to MYDTILVPTDGSDPANRAVEHALALAEQYDARVHALYCVETYRYGEPALSSTAIVLNQLEEQGQAMLKELGDRADNAGIECTWDVCHGRPWEEALDAADEIDADLVVIGYQGQSHARAGKIGSVAERIVRSADRPVLTA; encoded by the coding sequence ATGTACGACACGATTCTCGTTCCGACCGACGGAAGCGATCCGGCGAACCGCGCCGTCGAACACGCGCTGGCGCTCGCAGAGCAGTACGACGCTCGCGTTCACGCGTTGTACTGCGTGGAGACGTACCGGTACGGAGAACCTGCATTGAGTAGTACTGCGATCGTCCTCAACCAGCTCGAGGAACAGGGGCAAGCGATGCTCAAGGAGTTAGGCGATCGCGCGGACAACGCCGGTATCGAGTGTACGTGGGATGTCTGTCACGGTCGTCCCTGGGAGGAGGCCCTCGACGCAGCTGACGAGATCGATGCCGATCTCGTCGTGATCGGCTACCAGGGCCAGAGTCACGCTCGAGCCGGCAAAATCGGCAGTGTCGCCGAACGCATCGTCCGCTCGGCGGATCGGCCGGTGTTGACTGCGTGA
- a CDS encoding universal stress protein, whose amino-acid sequence MYDTILVATDGSDAANRAIDHATDLASSFDADLHAIYVVDTTRYGRSVLSEAGGVLEELEGRGAEVLEDVAARTDVDLTAEIRSGRPDEEIDSYASAIEADLVVLGNRGLGSGPDEQLGSVAERVVRTAGRPVITA is encoded by the coding sequence ATGTACGATACGATCCTCGTGGCGACGGACGGAAGCGACGCCGCAAACCGTGCAATCGATCACGCGACCGATCTCGCCTCGTCGTTCGACGCTGATCTGCACGCGATCTACGTCGTCGACACGACGCGGTACGGACGATCGGTGCTGTCCGAAGCGGGCGGCGTCCTCGAAGAACTCGAGGGACGTGGAGCGGAGGTTCTCGAAGACGTCGCCGCGAGGACAGACGTCGACCTCACGGCCGAAATACGAAGCGGACGTCCGGACGAAGAGATCGACTCCTACGCCTCGGCTATCGAGGCCGACCTCGTCGTTCTCGGCAATCGGGGACTCGGATCCGGCCCTGACGAACAGCTCGGAAGCGTCGCCGAACGGGTCGTTCGAACCGCGGGTCGGCCGGTGATCACGGCTTGA
- a CDS encoding glycosyltransferase, with protein MRSPSTHDRTLTDYGPIVGSDRIRHIQTLADNLSETRVLHVNSAASGGGVAELLRSLVPLFMDVGVETDWFVMDAGESFFDVTKSLHNGLQGDEITLTDEMKATYRTVTERNATAVTNAYDIIVLHDPQPLGMISFLKDRYPDTTFVWRCHLDVTSPARSILEFVSDYVRRFDHVVFSRAAYGREVAGPASTVIHPAIDPLGEKNRRLDQAEAAIERNRLEADGLSFDVPVVTQVSRFDPWKDHSGVIDAFRRIKTIVPNARLVLVGGMADDDPEGVEIYDRTVAKVSDDTDVHVLTDLPDTTVNFLQRHADVVVQKSLREGFGLVVSEALWKRTPVIGSNVGGIPLQIADAENGYLVEPTDLETVSDRMIRLLTDGSLRQQLGNHGRMTIRKQFLLPRQLADCLELFGELRDTV; from the coding sequence ATGCGTTCACCATCCACTCACGATCGAACGTTGACCGATTACGGACCGATCGTCGGTTCCGACCGAATTCGGCACATACAGACGCTCGCAGACAACCTCAGTGAGACTCGAGTGCTCCACGTCAATTCGGCGGCGTCCGGCGGCGGCGTCGCGGAACTGCTTCGATCGCTCGTTCCGCTGTTCATGGACGTGGGAGTAGAGACCGATTGGTTCGTCATGGATGCCGGTGAGTCGTTCTTCGACGTGACGAAATCGCTCCACAACGGTCTGCAGGGGGACGAGATCACGCTGACCGATGAGATGAAGGCGACGTACCGCACCGTTACCGAACGAAACGCTACCGCGGTTACGAATGCGTACGATATCATCGTCTTGCACGATCCACAGCCGCTTGGGATGATTTCGTTCCTGAAAGACCGATATCCAGACACTACGTTCGTCTGGCGCTGCCATCTCGACGTAACGTCCCCGGCGCGGTCGATCCTCGAGTTCGTCTCGGATTACGTTCGTCGATTCGATCACGTCGTGTTCAGTCGGGCCGCGTACGGACGGGAGGTCGCCGGCCCTGCATCGACCGTTATCCATCCCGCTATCGATCCACTGGGAGAAAAGAATCGGCGACTCGATCAAGCGGAGGCGGCCATCGAACGCAATCGGTTAGAAGCCGATGGTCTCTCATTCGATGTGCCCGTAGTGACCCAGGTATCCCGATTCGATCCGTGGAAGGACCACTCAGGAGTGATAGACGCCTTTCGTCGAATCAAAACGATCGTCCCAAACGCACGACTGGTTCTGGTAGGTGGAATGGCGGACGACGACCCGGAAGGCGTCGAGATCTACGACCGCACCGTCGCAAAGGTGTCCGACGATACGGACGTCCACGTTCTGACGGATCTCCCCGATACGACCGTCAACTTCCTGCAACGACACGCGGACGTCGTCGTTCAGAAGTCGTTACGGGAGGGGTTCGGACTCGTAGTTTCGGAGGCGCTCTGGAAGCGAACGCCGGTGATCGGATCGAACGTCGGCGGGATTCCGCTTCAAATAGCCGACGCCGAAAACGGCTACCTCGTCGAGCCAACCGATCTCGAGACCGTTTCGGATCGAATGATACGCCTGCTCACCGACGGATCGCTCCGTCAGCAGTTGGGAAATCACGGACGTATGACCATTCGGAAACAGTTCCTGCTGCCTCGCCAACTCGCGGACTGTCTCGAGTTGTTCGGTGAACTCAGAGACACAGTGTAA
- a CDS encoding dodecin family protein — protein MTAVKVIRVMGTSEESWEDAAHEAFREASQTVDDISGVHVEHWTADVEDGEIVQYKATTEIAFPVEH, from the coding sequence ATGACAGCAGTCAAAGTCATTCGAGTTATGGGAACGTCAGAAGAATCATGGGAAGACGCCGCTCACGAAGCGTTCCGTGAAGCGAGCCAGACGGTTGACGACATCTCCGGTGTTCACGTCGAACATTGGACAGCAGATGTCGAAGACGGCGAGATCGTTCAGTACAAAGCGACGACCGAAATCGCGTTTCCGGTCGAGCACTGA
- a CDS encoding universal stress protein translates to MTATILVAFDESPQSIAALRHAVLTYDDATIRVLYVNDPWEWAGADGIDGVFYPEEAFERSQEAAEEVIAEAKAFAREYEREVTTETEIGAASETIISYAEEHGVDHIVLGSHGRRGLKRFLLGSVAERVARRSPGSVTIIRDEKLNEEE, encoded by the coding sequence ATGACGGCCACGATCCTAGTCGCGTTCGACGAATCACCGCAGTCGATCGCCGCGTTGCGCCACGCAGTCCTGACGTACGATGACGCGACGATCCGCGTCCTCTACGTGAACGACCCTTGGGAATGGGCTGGCGCAGACGGGATCGACGGTGTCTTCTACCCGGAAGAAGCCTTCGAACGATCCCAAGAGGCCGCTGAGGAAGTGATCGCTGAAGCTAAAGCGTTCGCACGCGAGTACGAGAGGGAGGTCACGACTGAAACGGAAATTGGAGCGGCGTCCGAAACGATCATCTCCTACGCCGAGGAGCACGGTGTCGACCACATCGTCCTCGGAAGTCATGGTCGACGCGGTCTCAAACGGTTCTTACTGGGAAGCGTCGCCGAACGGGTCGCCAGGCGATCGCCCGGCTCGGTGACGATCATTCGGGATGAGAAACTGAACGAAGAGGAGTAG
- a CDS encoding DUF1801 domain-containing protein, protein MANRAIRASYYSKDHDDGVRFTDLERGLQWGVDAVPALLGLFRVEQDPRDDHSDGWVGFARHWRGGTLRLDFDLFSGSEESDPVLVVTSISGREGEETIVDDDFGEIELSDQVPTEEEWEERSRRYQAARRKDDTDGSTAVEAHITALPGWKREVATQFDEIIRDEVPQVRRAVKYHQPFYGVEDQGWFASFSAFSKHVKLAFVCESYLEPKPPSGTGPDRQALDLKKTDTLDEEQVASWVRQAADDPGMGW, encoded by the coding sequence ATGGCGAACCGGGCGATCAGAGCATCCTACTACAGTAAAGACCACGACGATGGGGTTCGTTTCACGGATCTGGAACGGGGACTCCAATGGGGTGTCGACGCCGTTCCAGCCTTGTTGGGTCTTTTCCGGGTTGAGCAGGACCCCCGAGACGACCATTCCGACGGCTGGGTGGGCTTTGCTCGCCACTGGCGGGGAGGGACGTTGCGGCTGGACTTCGATCTGTTTTCCGGATCCGAAGAGTCAGACCCGGTCTTGGTCGTGACTTCGATATCGGGCCGAGAGGGGGAGGAAACCATCGTAGACGATGATTTTGGGGAAATCGAGCTGTCGGACCAGGTTCCGACGGAAGAAGAATGGGAGGAACGGAGCCGACGGTACCAGGCGGCACGGAGGAAAGATGATACCGACGGATCGACAGCGGTGGAGGCGCACATCACAGCGCTGCCGGGATGGAAACGCGAGGTTGCGACGCAATTCGACGAGATCATTCGAGACGAAGTGCCGCAGGTGCGCCGTGCCGTGAAGTATCACCAACCGTTCTACGGCGTCGAGGACCAGGGATGGTTCGCGTCGTTCAGTGCGTTCTCGAAACACGTGAAATTGGCGTTCGTGTGCGAATCGTACCTTGAGCCAAAGCCGCCCAGTGGGACGGGTCCGGATAGACAAGCCCTGGATCTGAAGAAGACGGACACGCTGGACGAGGAGCAGGTCGCTTCCTGGGTGCGGCAAGCCGCCGACGATCCGGGGATGGGCTGGTGA